One window of the Trifolium pratense cultivar HEN17-A07 linkage group LG2, ARS_RC_1.1, whole genome shotgun sequence genome contains the following:
- the LOC123910890 gene encoding GDSL esterase/lipase At5g18430-like, which produces MASLSSFVTLVILIVGGIFVHEIEAVPRSFFVFGDSLVDNGNNNYLATTARADAPPYGIDYAPTHRPTGRFSNGYNIPDLISQRLGAEPTLPYLSPELTGQRLLVGANFASAGIGILNDTGIQFVNIIRMYRQYEYFQEYQNRLSALIGASQAKARVNQALVLITVGGNDFVNNYYLVPYSARSRQYPLPEYVKFLISEYQKLLQKLYDLGARRVIVTGTGPMGCVPSEIAQRGVNGQCSTEIQRAASLFNPQLETMLKALNRKLGRDVFIAANTGKTHLNFIRNPGQYGFKTSKVACCGQGPYNGLGLCTQLSNLCSNREVYAFWDAFHPSEKANRLIVNDIWSGTQAYMSPMNLSTILALDATT; this is translated from the exons ATGGCATCATTGTCAAGTTTTGTTACTTTGGTGATTTTAATTGTTGGAGGAATATTTGTTCATGAAATTGAAGCTGTTCCAAGAAGTTTCTTTGTATTTGGAGATTCATTAGTTGATAATGGAAATAACAATTACTTGGCTACTACTGCACGTGCTGATGCTCCACCTTATGGAATCGATTATGCTCCAACTCATAGACCAACTGGTAGATTCTCCAATGGCTACAACATTCCTGATCTTATCA GTCAGAGACTTGGTGCAGAGCCAACATTGCCATACTTAAGCCCTGAATTAACAGGACAAAGGCTTCTAGTTGGAGCCAATTTTGCTTCAGCTGGAATTGGAATTCTCAATGACACTGGAATTCAATTT GTGAATATTATAAGAATGTATAGACAATATGAGTACTTTCAAGAGTACCAAAATAGGTTGAGTGCACTAATTGGAGCTTCACAAGCTAAAGCTCGTGTGAATCAAGCACTTGTTCTAATCACTGTTGGTGGCAATGATTTTGTAAATAATTACTATTTGGTGCCTTATTCTGCAAGGTCTCGTCAATATCCATTACCTGAATATGTCAAGTTTCTCATTTCTGAGTACCAAAAACTTTTGCAG AAACTATATGATTTGGGAGCTAGAAGAGTTATTGTGACAGGAACAGGACCAATGGGTTGTGTTCCTTCAGAAATTGCTCAACGTGGTGTAAATGGACAATGTTCTACTGAAATACAAAGAGCTGCATCATTGTTCAACCCTCAACTTGAAACCATGTTAAAAGCACTCAACAGAAAACTTGGTAGAGACGTTTTCATTGCTGCAAACACAGGAAAAACTCACCTTAATTTCATTAGAAACCCCGGTCAATACG GTTTCAAAACATCTAAAGTAGCTTGTTGTGGACAAGGACCATACAATGGTCTTGGGCTATGTACACAACTTTCCAACTTGTGCTCAAATAGAGAGGTGTATGCATTTTGGGATGCATTCCATCCATCTGAAAAGGCAAACAGGCTTATTGTGAATGATATTTGGTCTGGCACCCAAGCTTACATGAGTCCAATGAATCTTAGCACTATCTTAGCATTGGATGCTACCACATGA
- the LOC123910892 gene encoding serine/threonine protein phosphatase 2A 55 kDa regulatory subunit B beta isoform-like isoform X2 has product MSLKLWDINRDSSPVSTFRVHEYLRPKLCDLYENDSIFYKFECCLSGDGDGSRVSTGSYSNLFRVFGCAPGSTEATSLEASKNPMRRQVPTPSRPSRSLGNSLTRVVRRGAEITGVDANGNSFDFTTKLLHLAWHPSENSIACAAANSLYMYYARRKMVGRLIYICVFNLFFEVI; this is encoded by the exons ATGTCTCTGAAG TTATGGGACATTAATAGGGATTCCAGCCCAGTTTCTACATTCCGTGTTCACGAGTATTTAAGGCCAAAG CTATGTGATTTATACGAAAacgattcaattttttataagtttgagTGTTGTCTGAGTGGTGATGGTGATGGATCGCGAGTTTCAACCGGTTCTTACAG CAATCTATTCCGCGTGTTTGGCTGTGCCCCGGGAAGTACAGAGGCTACATCTTTGGAAGCCAGTAAAAATCCAATGAG ACGACAAGTTCCAACACCGTCAAGGCCTTCTAGATCACTCGGAAACAGTTTAACAAGAGTTGTAAGACgcg GAGCTGAGATCACCGGTGTTGACGCAAATGGAAATTCTTTTGATTTTACAACAAAGTTGCTACACTTAGCATGGCATCCAAGTGAAAATTCAATTGCTTGTGCTGCtgcaaatagcttatacatGTACTATGCACGAAGAAAAATGGTTGGAAGACTTATATATATTTGCGTGTTTAACCTATTTTTTGAGGTTATATGA
- the LOC123910892 gene encoding serine/threonine protein phosphatase 2A 55 kDa regulatory subunit B beta isoform-like isoform X1 has product MLMKNHIAHAAVSTSPKRQHLIIQFHHKILLCDLYENDSIFYKFECCLSGDGDGSRVSTGSYSNLFRVFGCAPGSTEATSLEASKNPMRRQVPTPSRPSRSLGNSLTRVVRRGAEITGVDANGNSFDFTTKLLHLAWHPSENSIACAAANSLYMYYARRKMVGRLIYICVFNLFFEVI; this is encoded by the exons ATGCTCATGAAGAACCACATAGCGCATGCAGCTGTGTCAACATCGCCGAAGCGTCAACATCTTATCATTCAATTCCATCACAAAATTCTG CTATGTGATTTATACGAAAacgattcaattttttataagtttgagTGTTGTCTGAGTGGTGATGGTGATGGATCGCGAGTTTCAACCGGTTCTTACAG CAATCTATTCCGCGTGTTTGGCTGTGCCCCGGGAAGTACAGAGGCTACATCTTTGGAAGCCAGTAAAAATCCAATGAG ACGACAAGTTCCAACACCGTCAAGGCCTTCTAGATCACTCGGAAACAGTTTAACAAGAGTTGTAAGACgcg GAGCTGAGATCACCGGTGTTGACGCAAATGGAAATTCTTTTGATTTTACAACAAAGTTGCTACACTTAGCATGGCATCCAAGTGAAAATTCAATTGCTTGTGCTGCtgcaaatagcttatacatGTACTATGCACGAAGAAAAATGGTTGGAAGACTTATATATATTTGCGTGTTTAACCTATTTTTTGAGGTTATATGA
- the LOC123910892 gene encoding serine/threonine protein phosphatase 2A 55 kDa regulatory subunit B beta isoform-like isoform X3 produces the protein MSLKLCDLYENDSIFYKFECCLSGDGDGSRVSTGSYSNLFRVFGCAPGSTEATSLEASKNPMRRQVPTPSRPSRSLGNSLTRVVRRGAEITGVDANGNSFDFTTKLLHLAWHPSENSIACAAANSLYMYYARRKMVGRLIYICVFNLFFEVI, from the exons ATGTCTCTGAAG CTATGTGATTTATACGAAAacgattcaattttttataagtttgagTGTTGTCTGAGTGGTGATGGTGATGGATCGCGAGTTTCAACCGGTTCTTACAG CAATCTATTCCGCGTGTTTGGCTGTGCCCCGGGAAGTACAGAGGCTACATCTTTGGAAGCCAGTAAAAATCCAATGAG ACGACAAGTTCCAACACCGTCAAGGCCTTCTAGATCACTCGGAAACAGTTTAACAAGAGTTGTAAGACgcg GAGCTGAGATCACCGGTGTTGACGCAAATGGAAATTCTTTTGATTTTACAACAAAGTTGCTACACTTAGCATGGCATCCAAGTGAAAATTCAATTGCTTGTGCTGCtgcaaatagcttatacatGTACTATGCACGAAGAAAAATGGTTGGAAGACTTATATATATTTGCGTGTTTAACCTATTTTTTGAGGTTATATGA
- the LOC123910896 gene encoding uncharacterized protein LOC123910896: MIPLKTYQHHSSFFFSSISKPNPLHTFSLQPHFLSLSSSPPLKFPLKPPSSPLQRVSNIELSIHSNHEKLQDLSPKGEVYQKTLQLVECSMFAALTGLVYFLSSSLAIENYFNLFFALPIVISSMRWGVDAGRKTMVATTILLFVLSGPVKALTYLLKHGIVGYAIGTLWRLKTSWSLSIFVCTIVRALGSVGFVLISSFLIRENILALITINIHASLTFVLTAASVNIIPSMNFIYTLFGTLVLLNCGVFVFLLHIFYAVFLITMGMKSSLKLPRWLEKRIRIKERSK, encoded by the exons ATGATTCCACTGAAAACTTATCAACACcattcttccttcttcttctcttccaTTTCCAAACCAAACCCACTTCACACTTTCTCTCTCCAAcctcactttctctctctttcatCATCTCCACCACTCAAATTTCCTCTCAAACCTCCATCGTCCCCCCTTCAAAGGGTTTCAAATATTGAATTATCAATTCACAGCAATCATGAAAAACTTCAAGATTTGTCTCCAAAAGGGGAAGTGTATCAGAAGACACTTCAGTTGGTTGAATGTTCCATGTTTGCTGCACTCACTGGTTTAGTCTATTTCTTGAGCAGTTCACTTGCCATTGAG AATTACTTTAATTTATTCTTCGCGTTACCAATAGTGATATCGTCGATGAGATGGGGTGTTGATGCTGGAAGGAAAACGATG GTTGCAACAACTATACTTTTGTTTGTCTTGTCTGGTCCAGTAAAAGCTCTGACCTATCTG CTTAAGCATGGTATAGTTGGTTACGCAATTGGTACTCTGTGGAG GTTGAAAACCAGTTGGAGCCTGTCAATTTTCGTGTGCACAATT GTACGAGCACTCGGTTCAGTTGGCTTTGTCTTGATTTCATCTTTCTTGATAAGGGAAAACATACTAGCTTTG ATCACCATTAACATCCATGCTTCTCTTACATTCGTGCTCACTGCCGCCAGTGTCAATATCATTCCTTCAATGAACTTCATTTATACCCTATTCGGGACTTTG GTTTTGTTGAATTGTGGAGTTTTCGTGTTCTTGCTCCACATATTTTATGCTGTTTTTCTTATTACAATGGGAATGAAGTCTTCACTAAAATTGCCAAGATGGTTAGAAAAGCGTATTAGAATTAAAGAAAGATCAAAATGA
- the LOC123910897 gene encoding uncharacterized protein LOC123910897 → MAPTRASSNTNNSIEQLQDRSSPYYVHPSDGPSSVTVKPLLTGSSYHSWVRSMWCALGGKMKYEFVDGTIPVVTDPFDPTFRAWTRCNMLVLSWIMNSVSESIGNSIVFMKNAIDVLDGSQGTLCTRRFGKDFRTYATDLQSSTRIKVCC, encoded by the coding sequence ATGGCGCCAACGCGTGCTTCTTCAAACACAAACAACTCCATTGAACAATTGCAAGATCGATCCAGTCCCTATTATGTTCATCCAAGTGATGGTCCTTCATCTGTAACCGTCAAACCGCTCCTTACCGGGTCCAGTTATCACTCCTGGGTGAGATCCATGTGGTGTGCTCTCGGCGGCAAAATGAAGTACGAATTCGTCGACGGTACAATTCCGGTGGTCACCGATCCTTTCGATCCTACCTTTCGCGCCTGGACTCGATGCAATATGCTGGTGCTTTCTTGGATCATGAATTCAGTTTCTGAATCTATTGGAAATTCGATTGTCTTCATGAAGAACGCAATCGATGTTTTGGATGGATCTCAAGGAACGCTTTGCACAAGGAGATTTGGTAAGGATTTCCGAACTTATGCAACAGATTTACAATCTTCAACAAGAATCAAAGTCTGTTGCTGA
- the LOC123910898 gene encoding choline/ethanolaminephosphotransferase 1-like, with amino-acid sequence MGYIGSHGVAALHRYKYSGVDHSYVAKYVLQPFWTRFVHLFPLWMPPNMITLMGFMMLLLSALLGYIYSHQLDSAPPRWVNFAHGLLLFLYQTFDAVDGKQARRTSSSSPLGELFDHGCDALACTFEALAFGSTSMCGRSTFWWWLISAITFYGATWEHYFTNTLILPVVNGPTEGLMLIYFCHFFTAIVGAEWWAQQFGKSLPFLSWLPYLSDLPTYSAALSLMIAFGVIPTVTFNIINVYKVVKSRKGSMPLALAMLYPFVVLVGGVLLWDHLSPSDIITNYPHLVVMGTGLTFGYLVGRMILSHLCDEPKGLKTGMCMSLLYLPLAIANALASKLNDGVPLVNERLVLLGYCAFTASLYLHFATSVIHEITEALGIYCFRITRKEA; translated from the exons ATGGGTTATATTGGGTCTCATGGTGTTGCAGCTCTGCATAGATACAAGTATAGTGGGGTAGATCACTCCTACGTGGCAAAATATGTTCTACAGCCCTTTTGGACTCGCTTTGTTCATCTATTCCCCCTATGGATGCC TCCAAACATG aTAACTCTGATGGGATTTATGATGTTACTATTGTCTGCATTGCTTGGCTAT ATATACTCACATCAATTGGACTCGGCTCCTCCAAGATGGGTTAATTTTGCACACGggctacttttatttttataccag ACATTTGATGCTGTTGATGGGAAGCAAGCTAGACGAACAAGTTCTTCAAGTCCATTGGGGGAGCTGTTTGATCATG GGTGTGATGCGCTTGCTTGTACA TTTGAAGCACTTGCTTTTGGGAGCACATCCATGTGTGGAAGAAGTACTTTCTGGTGGTGGTTGATATCTGCAATTACATTTTATGGTGCAACTTGGGAGCA CTATTTCACCAATACACTTATACTGCCTGTTGTAAATGGACCTACAGAGGGTCTTATGCTAATATACTTCTGTCACTTTTTCACTGCTATCGTCG GTGCTGAGTGGTGGGCTCAGCAATTTGGAAAGTCTTTGCCTTTTTTGAGTTGGTTGCCTTATCTTTCTG ATCTTCCCACATACAGTGCTGCATTGAGTTTGATGATAGCTTTTGGTGTTATACCGACAGTCACATTCAA TATCATTAATGTTTACAAGGTTGTGAAGTCAAGAAAGGGAAGCATGCCTCTTGCATTGGCAATG CTTTACCCATTTGTTGTCCTCGTTGGAGGAGTGCTTTTGTG GGATCATTTGTCACCATCTGACATCATAACCAATTATCCACATTTAGTTGTTATGGGAACAGGACTTACTTTCGGATATCTTGTG GGAAGGATGATTTTATCCCACTTATGCGATGAACCAAAAGGCTTAAAAACTGGAATGTGCATG TCCCTCCTGTATCTCCCGTTAGCGATTGCTAATGCCCTTGCATCAAAGCTAAATGATGG GGTTCCTTTAGTTAATGAGAGACTTGTTCTTCTTGGTTACTGTGCATTTACAG CATCACTTTACTTGCATTTCGCGACGTCTGTCATTCATGAAATTACAGAGGCCCTTGGAATATATTGCTTCAG GATAACTAGGAAGGAAGCTTAA